In one window of Rhodanobacter sp. FDAARGOS 1247 DNA:
- a CDS encoding amino acid permease yields MGFLGKLVRHKTIEQLQAEAGTRSDFRRVLGLWQLTAIGIGGIIGVGIFVLAGQQAAMNAGPAVAISFLIAGFGSACAALCYAEFAGLIPVTGSAYTYGYAVLGEFAAWIIGWDLLLEYALVVAVVAIGWSGYVQVLLNSAGVHLPEWAQQSMSAQTMQYYLQQLFGLHGSAAIAGPSDGHRFNVIAAAVSIGVAILLTVRTEWGARFNTLVVAIKVIGVLLVVLVGVFYIDPANWHPFVPARVVDAATGVGHFGWSGVLTGASVVFFAVFGYDTLTTAAEESKHPQRDLPRAVLLSLAIAMVLYIAVSLVLTGIVPYSTLGGEASVSDAFESIGLHWLSIIIAIAAVVGVTSVLFAFMLGAARIWFALARDGLLPAWFAKVSPRFGTPARPTLIIGVFTALVAGLLPIGEVAELVNIGTLSAFIIICASIMLLRVRRPDLQRNFRTPAVWFTAPLGILFSAALIYGLPWITYERFILWMALGCVIYFAYGIRRSKMAG; encoded by the coding sequence ATGGGTTTCCTCGGCAAGCTGGTGCGGCACAAGACGATCGAACAGTTGCAGGCCGAAGCCGGCACCCGCAGCGACTTCCGCCGGGTGCTGGGCCTGTGGCAGCTCACCGCGATCGGCATCGGGGGCATCATCGGCGTGGGCATCTTCGTGCTGGCCGGCCAGCAGGCGGCGATGAACGCGGGCCCCGCGGTGGCGATCAGCTTCCTGATCGCCGGCTTCGGCAGCGCCTGCGCGGCGCTGTGCTACGCCGAGTTCGCCGGGCTGATCCCGGTCACCGGCAGCGCCTACACCTACGGCTACGCGGTGCTCGGCGAGTTCGCCGCGTGGATCATCGGCTGGGACCTGCTGCTGGAATACGCGCTGGTGGTCGCGGTGGTGGCGATCGGCTGGTCCGGCTACGTGCAGGTGCTGCTGAACTCCGCCGGCGTGCACCTGCCGGAGTGGGCGCAGCAGAGCATGAGCGCGCAGACCATGCAGTATTACCTGCAGCAGCTGTTCGGCCTGCACGGTTCGGCGGCGATCGCCGGGCCCAGCGACGGCCACCGCTTCAACGTGATCGCGGCGGCGGTGTCGATCGGCGTGGCGATCCTGCTGACCGTGCGCACCGAGTGGGGCGCGCGCTTCAACACCCTGGTGGTGGCGATCAAGGTGATCGGCGTGCTGCTGGTGGTGCTGGTCGGCGTGTTCTACATCGACCCGGCGAACTGGCACCCGTTCGTGCCCGCCCGCGTGGTCGACGCCGCCACCGGGGTCGGCCACTTCGGCTGGTCGGGCGTGCTGACCGGCGCCAGCGTGGTGTTCTTCGCGGTGTTCGGCTACGACACGCTGACCACCGCGGCGGAGGAATCGAAGCACCCGCAGCGCGACCTGCCGCGCGCGGTGCTGCTGTCGCTGGCGATCGCGATGGTGCTGTACATCGCGGTGTCGCTGGTGCTCACCGGCATCGTGCCGTACAGCACGCTCGGCGGCGAAGCTTCGGTGTCCGATGCGTTCGAGTCGATCGGCCTGCACTGGCTCAGCATCATCATCGCGATCGCCGCGGTGGTCGGCGTCACCAGCGTGCTGTTCGCCTTCATGCTGGGCGCGGCGCGGATCTGGTTCGCGCTGGCCCGCGACGGCCTGCTGCCGGCCTGGTTCGCCAAGGTCAGCCCGCGCTTCGGCACGCCGGCGCGACCGACCCTGATCATCGGCGTGTTCACCGCGCTGGTCGCCGGCCTGCTGCCGATCGGCGAGGTCGCCGAACTGGTCAACATCGGCACGCTCAGCGCCTTCATCATCATCTGCGCCTCGATCATGCTGCTGCGCGTGCGCCGGCCCGACCTGCAGCGCAACTTCCGCACGCCGGCGGTGTGGTTCACCGCGCCGCTCGGCATCCTGTTTTCCGCCGCGTTGATCTACGGCCTGCCGTGGATCACCTACGAGCGCTTCATCCTGTGGATGGCGCTGGGCTGCGTGATCTACTTCGCCTACGGCATCCGCCGCAGCAAGATGGCCGGCTGA
- a CDS encoding diguanylate cyclase, whose protein sequence is MHDLLDQLPRHDDSLQQRDYRRYLAQRMGPMIHALMLVATLVYLVAVLASSVLQRPMLSGWLRALPLLPLALVTLSTRQARRPHLLSALTLLFVVLLEVSINLNTFGNPHRQTMVLPGLLLPVVSSVIWLGRWDFVAGMIVCALGPLPMLLLGNSDDVQVVQYLIYMAVAIVLAAVLRAFMARTLFEQFRLERRLREQANTDGLTGLLLRNRFLQLSRLALADIRHRGLPACVLYLDADHFKPLNDDFGHAAGDAALVAMAGTMRRQMRPDDLIGRIGGEEFAMLMPGLDLAQATQRAEQLRVAIHAIQRPDGRMSVSIGVVECRADDEAIETLLIRADRAMRQAKRAGRDRVASTVD, encoded by the coding sequence ATGCACGACCTGCTCGACCAACTTCCGCGCCACGACGACAGCCTGCAGCAGCGCGACTACCGCAGGTACCTCGCGCAGCGGATGGGGCCGATGATCCATGCCCTGATGCTGGTGGCGACCCTGGTCTACCTGGTCGCCGTGCTGGCCAGCAGCGTGCTGCAAAGGCCGATGCTGTCCGGCTGGCTGCGCGCGTTGCCGCTGTTGCCGCTGGCGCTGGTGACGCTGTCGACCCGGCAGGCGCGCCGGCCACACCTGCTCAGCGCGCTGACCCTGCTGTTCGTGGTGCTGCTGGAGGTGAGCATCAACCTCAACACGTTCGGCAACCCGCATCGGCAGACGATGGTGTTGCCGGGCCTGCTGTTGCCCGTGGTCTCGTCGGTGATCTGGCTCGGTCGCTGGGATTTCGTCGCCGGCATGATCGTCTGCGCGCTGGGCCCGCTGCCGATGCTGCTGCTGGGCAACAGCGACGACGTGCAGGTGGTGCAGTACCTGATCTACATGGCGGTGGCGATCGTGCTGGCCGCGGTGCTGCGCGCGTTCATGGCGCGCACGCTGTTCGAGCAGTTCCGGCTGGAGCGCCGCCTGCGCGAGCAGGCCAATACCGACGGGCTGACCGGGCTGCTGCTGCGCAACCGCTTCCTGCAGCTGTCGCGGCTGGCGCTGGCCGACATCCGGCACCGCGGGCTGCCCGCGTGCGTGCTCTACCTCGACGCCGACCACTTCAAGCCGCTCAACGACGACTTCGGCCACGCCGCCGGCGACGCCGCGCTGGTCGCGATGGCCGGCACGATGCGTCGGCAGATGCGTCCGGACGACCTGATCGGGCGCATCGGCGGCGAGGAATTCGCGATGTTGATGCCCGGCCTCGACCTGGCCCAGGCGACCCAGCGGGCCGAGCAGTTGCGGGTGGCGATCCACGCCATCCAGCGCCCCGACGGCCGCATGAGCGTCAGCATCGGCGTGGTCGAATGCCGGGCGGACGACGAGGCGATCGAAACCCTGCTGATCCGCGCCGACCGTGCGATGCGCCAGGCCAAGCGCGCCGGCCGCGACCGCGTGGCCAGCACGGTCGACTGA
- a CDS encoding class I SAM-dependent DNA methyltransferase — translation MTNEEFKKTLWDTANKLRGSVSAAEYKYPVLGMVFLKYVSDMFAAQAEVIRHRIADPASEYYIDDPAVRGESADAFAGDKTFYDQDNVFWVPPQARFATLLDQATAPDLAQRLDRAMGEIEAENPTLKGVLYREFSRLALEPGKLGELMGLVARLSFDPRKHGSRDVFGEVYEYFLGQFAMNEGAKAGEFYTPKSVVNLLVEILAPFKGKIYDPACGSGGMFVQSARFKDAHQKTLGKQGDLAIYGQELMAQTRRLCLMNLAVHGLDGNIGQSYGSSFTNDQHKTLRADYILANPPFNISDWDGDKLTDDPRWVYGIPPKGNANFGWLQHMLARLSSRGRAGTVLANGSMSSQQSGEGEIRRAMVQADVVECMVAMPGQLFSNTQIPACLWFLSKDKKAGGNGRFDRSGQILFIDARKAASGRISRTQVEFTDEDLQRIAQTYHRWRGTEFALPPLPPGEGRGEGPGYEDVPGFCHSASLEEVEKHGFVLTPGRYVGAVAEDDDDEAFAEKMERLTAQLAEQMAKGAELDGVIREKLGVLGYGG, via the coding sequence ATGACCAACGAAGAATTCAAGAAGACGCTGTGGGACACGGCCAACAAGCTGCGCGGCTCGGTATCCGCGGCGGAGTACAAATACCCCGTGCTCGGCATGGTGTTCCTGAAGTACGTGTCGGACATGTTCGCGGCGCAGGCCGAGGTGATCCGCCATCGCATCGCCGACCCGGCATCCGAGTACTACATCGACGATCCCGCGGTTCGCGGGGAAAGCGCCGACGCGTTCGCCGGCGACAAGACCTTCTACGACCAGGACAACGTGTTCTGGGTGCCGCCGCAGGCACGCTTCGCCACGCTGCTCGACCAGGCCACCGCGCCTGACCTGGCACAGCGGCTGGATCGCGCCATGGGCGAGATCGAGGCGGAAAACCCCACCCTGAAAGGCGTGCTGTACCGCGAGTTTTCCCGTCTTGCGCTGGAGCCGGGCAAGCTTGGCGAGCTGATGGGCCTGGTCGCCCGGCTCAGCTTCGATCCCCGCAAGCACGGCAGCCGCGACGTGTTCGGCGAGGTGTACGAATACTTCCTCGGCCAGTTCGCGATGAACGAGGGCGCCAAGGCCGGCGAGTTCTACACGCCCAAGAGCGTGGTCAACCTGCTGGTGGAAATCCTCGCGCCGTTCAAGGGCAAGATCTACGACCCCGCCTGCGGCTCCGGCGGCATGTTCGTGCAGTCGGCCCGGTTCAAGGACGCGCACCAGAAAACGCTGGGCAAGCAGGGCGACCTCGCCATCTACGGCCAGGAGCTGATGGCGCAGACCCGCCGCCTGTGCCTGATGAACCTGGCCGTGCACGGGCTGGACGGCAACATCGGCCAGAGCTACGGCTCCAGCTTCACCAACGACCAGCACAAGACCCTGCGCGCCGACTACATCCTGGCCAATCCGCCGTTCAACATTTCCGACTGGGATGGCGACAAACTCACCGACGACCCGCGCTGGGTCTACGGCATCCCGCCCAAGGGCAACGCCAACTTCGGCTGGCTGCAACACATGCTCGCGCGCCTTTCCAGCCGCGGCCGCGCCGGCACCGTGCTGGCCAACGGCTCCATGAGCTCGCAGCAATCCGGCGAAGGCGAGATTCGCCGCGCCATGGTGCAAGCCGACGTGGTCGAATGCATGGTCGCCATGCCCGGCCAGCTGTTCTCCAACACCCAGATCCCCGCGTGCCTGTGGTTCCTGTCCAAAGACAAGAAGGCCGGCGGCAACGGCCGCTTCGACCGCAGCGGGCAGATCCTGTTCATCGACGCCCGCAAGGCCGCCAGCGGCCGCATCAGTCGCACCCAGGTCGAATTCACCGACGAGGATCTGCAGCGCATCGCGCAGACCTACCACCGCTGGCGCGGCACCGAATTTGCTCTTCCCCCTCTCCCTCCGGGAGAGGGCCGGGGTGAGGGTCCGGGATACGAAGACGTCCCCGGCTTCTGCCACAGCGCCTCACTGGAAGAAGTGGAAAAGCACGGCTTCGTGCTGACCCCCGGCCGCTACGTCGGCGCCGTGGCGGAAGACGATGACGACGAGGCGTTTGCCGAAAAAATGGAGCGGCTGACGGCGCAGCTGGCCGAGCAGATGGCGAAGGGCGCGGAGCTGGATGGGGTGATACGGGAAAAGTTGGGAGTGTTGGGTTATGGGGGCTGA
- a CDS encoding M61 family metallopeptidase: MKVTRLASALVAASFGLASFAAFADVPAPQDVPFQGTLKVNVDATDLARRIFRVHEVIPAQPGPLTLLYPQWLPGHHSPSGPIDKLAGLVVTANGKTLPWKRGPLNVYAFHVDVPAGASNVEVSFEFLSPQSKSEGRVVMTPEMLNLQWNANTIYPAGYYAKRIMAETSVKFPAGWQFGTALEVASRDGDTVHFKPIAYNDLVDSPIFAGKYFKRIDLDPGAKAPVHLNVVADAAKYLEVTPEQIKLHRNLVQQMYKMYGAHHYNHYDFLLSLSDKMSGQGLEHHRSSENGVGTGYFTEWEKGALGRDLLAHEYNHSWDGKYRRGADLTTVNFNVPMQDSLLWVYEGQTQFWGHVMATRSGLWNEEQARDMLAFVAATYDRGRPGLASWRNVQDTTNDPIIAQRAPLPYRNYQGSEDYYSAGQMIWLDVDAKLRDLSKGKHSIDDFGKAFFGMDNGEWAVNPYTFEDVVKTLNDIQPFDWASYLRTRLDGHGPLIGGVEAHGWKLTYTDKPSAAVKAIEARRHSADLTYSLGLSVGKDGSIGDVLWDGPAFKAGISPAMTVIAVNGHDYDADALKDAVTASAKDKSLPVELLVKNFDQYQTIRIDYHDGLKYPHLVRDTSKPDTLSALLKAR, from the coding sequence TTGAAAGTCACCCGTCTCGCTTCCGCCCTTGTCGCCGCCAGCTTCGGCCTGGCCAGTTTTGCCGCGTTTGCCGATGTCCCGGCGCCGCAGGATGTGCCGTTTCAGGGCACCTTGAAGGTCAATGTGGACGCCACCGACCTGGCGCGCCGGATCTTCCGCGTGCACGAGGTGATCCCGGCCCAGCCCGGCCCGCTGACCCTGCTGTACCCGCAGTGGCTGCCCGGCCACCATTCGCCCAGCGGCCCGATCGACAAGCTGGCCGGCCTGGTGGTGACCGCCAACGGCAAGACCCTGCCGTGGAAGCGCGGCCCGCTGAACGTCTACGCCTTCCACGTCGACGTGCCCGCCGGCGCCAGCAACGTGGAGGTGTCATTCGAGTTCCTCTCGCCGCAGAGCAAGAGCGAGGGGCGCGTGGTGATGACGCCGGAAATGCTGAACCTGCAGTGGAACGCCAACACCATCTATCCGGCCGGCTACTACGCCAAGCGCATCATGGCCGAGACCAGCGTGAAGTTCCCCGCCGGCTGGCAGTTCGGCACCGCGCTGGAAGTGGCCTCGCGCGATGGCGACACCGTGCACTTCAAGCCGATCGCGTACAACGACCTGGTCGACTCGCCGATCTTCGCCGGCAAGTACTTCAAGCGCATCGACCTCGATCCGGGCGCCAAGGCGCCGGTGCATCTGAACGTCGTGGCCGACGCGGCGAAGTACCTGGAAGTGACGCCCGAGCAGATCAAGCTGCATCGCAACCTGGTGCAGCAGATGTACAAGATGTACGGCGCCCACCACTACAACCACTACGACTTCCTGCTTTCGCTCAGCGACAAGATGAGCGGGCAGGGCCTGGAGCACCATCGTTCCAGCGAGAACGGCGTGGGCACCGGCTACTTCACCGAGTGGGAAAAGGGCGCGCTGGGCCGCGACCTGCTGGCCCACGAATACAACCACTCGTGGGACGGCAAGTACCGCCGCGGCGCCGACCTCACCACGGTGAACTTCAACGTGCCGATGCAGGATTCGCTGCTGTGGGTGTACGAAGGCCAGACCCAGTTCTGGGGTCACGTGATGGCCACCCGCTCGGGCCTGTGGAACGAGGAGCAGGCGCGCGACATGCTGGCCTTCGTGGCCGCCACCTACGACCGCGGCCGCCCCGGCCTGGCCAGCTGGCGCAACGTGCAGGACACCACCAACGACCCGATCATCGCCCAGCGCGCGCCGCTGCCCTACCGCAACTACCAGGGCAGCGAGGACTACTACTCGGCCGGCCAGATGATCTGGCTCGACGTCGACGCCAAGCTGCGTGACCTCAGCAAGGGCAAGCATTCCATCGACGACTTCGGCAAGGCGTTCTTCGGCATGGACAACGGCGAGTGGGCCGTGAACCCCTACACCTTCGAAGACGTGGTGAAGACGCTCAACGACATCCAGCCGTTCGACTGGGCCAGCTACCTGCGCACCCGCCTGGACGGCCACGGCCCGCTGATCGGCGGCGTCGAAGCCCACGGCTGGAAGCTCACCTACACCGACAAGCCGTCCGCCGCGGTGAAGGCCATCGAGGCCCGTCGTCATTCCGCCGACCTCACCTACTCGCTGGGCCTGTCGGTGGGCAAGGACGGCAGCATCGGCGACGTGCTGTGGGACGGCCCCGCGTTCAAGGCCGGCATTTCGCCGGCCATGACCGTGATCGCGGTGAACGGCCACGACTACGACGCCGATGCGCTGAAGGACGCGGTCACCGCCTCGGCCAAGGACAAGAGCCTGCCGGTCGAGCTGCTGGTGAAAAACTTCGACCAGTACCAGACCATCCGCATCGACTACCACGATGGCCTGAAGTACCCGCACCTGGTGCGCGACACCAGCAAGCCGGACACCCTGAGCGCCCTGCTCAAGGCCCGCTGA